One stretch of Amycolatopsis sp. NBC_00345 DNA includes these proteins:
- a CDS encoding ABC transporter permease translates to MLRHLFHRLWQSALTLVLASVVVFLGVRALPGDPATAMAGEEADPAAIAAVRAQLGLDDPLPVQYFKFVTRALTGDFGKSVRTGTPVREMIGATLPVTVQLAVFAMVIAVLAGMAGGVVAAVSRGRWPEWAANGFSLLALSIPTFWLGILAVLYLSVQLGWFPASGYVSPFEQPLRGLYYLTLPAVILGLAHAAVVQRQTRSSMVETLTADFVRTARAKGLGRGAVVFRYALRNSLIVVTTIVGLQLGGLIAGAVVTERIFSLPGIGKLTLDSVFTRDYPVIQAVVLVITCAYIVINLVVDFLYTVIDPRMRISGRTR, encoded by the coding sequence GTGCTGCGCCACCTGTTCCACCGTCTCTGGCAGTCCGCGCTGACGCTGGTGCTCGCGTCGGTCGTGGTGTTCCTCGGGGTGCGGGCGCTGCCCGGCGACCCGGCGACGGCGATGGCGGGCGAGGAGGCCGACCCCGCGGCCATCGCGGCGGTGCGCGCCCAGCTCGGCCTGGACGACCCGCTGCCCGTGCAGTACTTCAAGTTCGTCACCCGCGCGCTGACCGGCGACTTCGGCAAGTCCGTCCGGACCGGGACGCCGGTGCGCGAGATGATCGGCGCGACGCTGCCGGTGACCGTGCAGCTCGCGGTGTTCGCGATGGTCATCGCGGTGCTCGCGGGCATGGCCGGGGGTGTCGTCGCGGCGGTGTCGCGCGGCCGCTGGCCGGAATGGGCCGCGAACGGCTTCTCGCTGCTCGCCCTGTCGATCCCGACGTTCTGGCTCGGCATCCTCGCCGTGCTCTATTTGTCGGTCCAGCTGGGCTGGTTCCCGGCCTCCGGCTACGTTTCGCCGTTCGAACAGCCGTTACGCGGGCTCTACTACCTCACGCTGCCCGCGGTGATCCTCGGCCTCGCACACGCCGCGGTGGTGCAGCGCCAGACGCGCTCGTCGATGGTGGAGACGCTGACCGCCGACTTCGTCCGCACCGCGCGGGCGAAGGGCCTCGGCCGGGGCGCGGTGGTCTTCCGTTACGCGCTGCGCAACAGCCTCATCGTGGTCACCACCATCGTCGGGCTCCAGCTCGGCGGGCTGATCGCGGGCGCGGTGGTGACCGAGCGGATCTTCAGCCTGCCCGGCATCGGGAAGCTCACCCTCGACTCGGTGTTCACCCGCGACTACCCGGTGATCCAGGCCGTGGTCCTGGTGATCACCTGCGCCTACATCGTGATCAACCTGGTCGTCGACTTCCTCTACACCGTCATCGACCCACGTATGCGCATCTCCGGGAGGACCCGATGA
- a CDS encoding ABC transporter substrate-binding protein, with product MSPRSFYAALAVLVAATLTACVPVQHVSGRSEHHNDFGTPVGDQRVADGGELVMGLSSEPDRLDPTTSSSLYTRYVMSTICEKLYDIDSSSAVVPQLATALPTVSPDGLTVTIGVRTGIVFADGTPFDAKAVATSLQRHLTLKTSQRASEMGPVKSIEAPDASHVVLHYKRPFAPITAALADRAGMIMSPAALAKEGDGFGDHPVCVGPFKFVERVPQTSITVTRDPLYYDAKNVHLDKITYRIMSDANIRAANLRSGDVQVADTISPQDVDALAKDPGLKVLQAPSLGYQGVTLNTGNVDGVGKPTKPIDTPLAKDPRVRLAFSLAIDRQTLVDTVFNNWFDPACSPVAPQTPYASAAANACPAFDPAKARQLLHEAGVPIPYPVSMQVSNAQDQLRYAQALQASVAEGGFDLKIVPVEYSTLLDVQKRGTFEALMLGWSGRIDPDANTARFLSTGAGGNYGGFNSSTLDNLLGAASRSIDVKARAALYGQAVQLIQQQNPIVYTYRLRNLTVRSTRVAGVEVYSDGVVRLGKAAYLLNQEG from the coding sequence ATGTCCCCCCGGTCCTTTTACGCGGCACTAGCCGTGCTGGTGGCGGCGACGCTGACGGCCTGCGTGCCCGTGCAGCACGTGAGCGGTCGCAGCGAGCACCACAACGACTTCGGCACCCCGGTCGGCGACCAGCGGGTGGCGGACGGGGGCGAGCTGGTGATGGGCCTGTCCTCCGAGCCCGACCGCCTCGACCCGACCACGTCCAGTTCGCTCTACACGCGCTACGTGATGAGCACGATCTGCGAGAAGCTCTACGACATCGACTCGAGCAGCGCCGTCGTCCCGCAGCTGGCGACCGCGCTGCCCACGGTCTCCCCCGACGGCCTCACCGTCACCATCGGAGTCCGCACCGGGATCGTGTTCGCCGACGGCACGCCGTTCGACGCGAAGGCGGTCGCGACCAGCCTGCAGCGGCACCTCACGCTCAAGACTTCCCAGCGCGCCAGCGAAATGGGACCGGTCAAGAGCATCGAGGCACCCGACGCGAGCCACGTGGTGCTGCACTACAAACGCCCGTTCGCGCCGATCACCGCCGCGCTCGCCGACCGCGCGGGCATGATCATGTCGCCCGCCGCACTGGCGAAGGAGGGCGACGGCTTCGGCGACCACCCGGTGTGCGTCGGGCCGTTCAAGTTCGTCGAGCGCGTGCCGCAGACCTCGATCACCGTGACCCGCGACCCGCTCTACTACGACGCGAAGAACGTGCACCTGGACAAGATCACCTACCGGATCATGTCCGACGCCAACATCCGCGCCGCGAACCTGCGCTCCGGCGACGTCCAGGTCGCCGACACCATCTCGCCCCAGGACGTGGACGCGCTGGCCAAGGACCCCGGCCTCAAGGTGCTGCAGGCGCCGTCGCTGGGCTACCAGGGCGTCACGCTCAACACCGGCAACGTCGACGGCGTCGGCAAGCCCACCAAGCCGATCGACACGCCGCTCGCGAAGGACCCGCGTGTCCGCCTGGCGTTCTCCCTCGCGATCGACCGGCAGACACTGGTGGACACGGTGTTCAACAACTGGTTCGACCCGGCCTGCTCCCCCGTCGCGCCGCAGACGCCGTACGCCTCGGCCGCCGCGAACGCCTGTCCCGCCTTCGATCCCGCGAAGGCCCGTCAACTCCTGCACGAGGCTGGGGTGCCCATCCCCTACCCCGTCTCGATGCAGGTCTCAAACGCCCAGGACCAGCTCCGGTACGCGCAGGCGCTGCAGGCGAGCGTCGCCGAGGGCGGGTTCGACCTGAAGATCGTGCCGGTCGAGTACTCGACGCTGCTGGACGTGCAGAAGCGCGGCACGTTCGAGGCGCTGATGCTCGGCTGGTCCGGCCGCATCGACCCGGACGCCAACACCGCCCGGTTCCTCTCCACCGGCGCGGGCGGCAACTACGGCGGGTTCAACTCGTCCACATTGGACAACCTGCTCGGCGCCGCCTCGCGCAGCATCGACGTCAAGGCCCGCGCCGCGCTGTACGGGCAGGCCGTGCAGCTGATCCAGCAGCAGAACCCGATCGTCTACACCTACCGCCTGCGCAACCTGACCGTGCGGTCCACGCGGGTCGCGGGCGTCGAGGTGTACTCCGACGGCGTGGTGCGGCTCGGCAAGGCCGCGTACCTGCTGAACCAGGAGGGCTGA
- a CDS encoding gamma-glutamyltransferase family protein codes for MFQTRPTLQGTFGMVSSTHWLASATAMAVLEDGGNAYDAATAAAFVLHVVEPHLNGPGGDVPMIVAPAGGAPKVLCGQGPAPAGATIEHYTSLGLDLVPGTGPLAAAIPGAFDAWLLLLRDHGTKPLRTVLDYAIGYAENGHPAVERVGATVEAVRELFETEWTSSAAVYLRDGKAPAAGALLKNPALAATWRRVLAEAEAAGPGRETQIDAARKVWREGFIGEAIAAFSAKPTMDTSGERHAGTLTGQDLATYEATYEDPVTHTWNGWTIAKAGLWSQGPVLLQQLALLPGELDYATPDYYHTLIEGTKLVMADREAWYGDSSDVSLETLLSPQYNENRRRLIGDRASHELRPGRPDGREPRLARHVEYVEAGGAVVTPVGAGEPTVAKDGATRGDTCHVDVVDRWGNMIAATPSGGWLQSNPVIPELGFPLGTRLQMAWLDPGLPNSLGPGKRPRTTLTPSLALRDGVPVMAFGTPGGDQQDQWSTHFLLAVALRENVRGGLDLQGAIDAPNWHTDSFPSSFYPRAMVPGGVTVESRVGADVIASLENRGHLVTVGESWSEGRLCAVARDPETGVLSGAANPRGMQGYAAGR; via the coding sequence ATGTTCCAGACGCGTCCCACCCTGCAGGGCACCTTCGGCATGGTCTCGTCCACCCACTGGCTCGCCTCGGCCACCGCGATGGCGGTCCTCGAGGACGGCGGCAACGCCTACGACGCGGCCACCGCCGCCGCCTTCGTGCTGCACGTGGTCGAGCCGCACCTGAACGGCCCCGGCGGCGACGTGCCGATGATCGTCGCCCCCGCGGGCGGCGCGCCGAAGGTCCTCTGTGGACAGGGCCCCGCGCCCGCCGGGGCGACCATCGAGCACTACACCTCGCTCGGGCTGGACCTGGTGCCCGGCACCGGCCCGCTGGCCGCCGCGATCCCGGGCGCGTTCGACGCCTGGCTGCTCCTGCTGCGCGACCACGGCACCAAGCCGCTGCGCACGGTGCTGGACTACGCGATCGGGTACGCCGAGAACGGGCACCCCGCGGTCGAGCGCGTCGGCGCCACGGTCGAGGCCGTGCGCGAGCTGTTCGAGACCGAGTGGACCAGCTCGGCCGCCGTCTACCTGCGCGACGGCAAGGCGCCCGCGGCGGGCGCGCTGCTGAAGAACCCCGCCCTGGCGGCCACCTGGCGCCGGGTGCTCGCCGAGGCCGAGGCGGCGGGGCCGGGCCGTGAGACGCAGATCGACGCGGCGCGCAAGGTCTGGCGGGAGGGGTTCATCGGCGAGGCGATCGCCGCGTTCTCCGCGAAGCCCACCATGGACACCTCCGGCGAGCGGCACGCCGGCACCCTCACCGGCCAGGACCTCGCGACCTACGAGGCGACGTACGAGGACCCGGTCACGCACACCTGGAACGGCTGGACCATCGCCAAAGCGGGCCTGTGGAGCCAGGGCCCGGTGCTCCTGCAGCAGCTCGCGCTCCTGCCCGGAGAGCTGGATTACGCCACGCCGGACTACTACCACACGCTCATCGAGGGCACGAAGCTCGTGATGGCCGACCGTGAGGCGTGGTACGGCGACAGCTCGGACGTCTCGCTGGAGACCCTGCTTTCCCCGCAGTACAACGAAAACCGCCGCCGGCTGATCGGCGATCGGGCGTCGCACGAGCTGCGCCCGGGACGGCCGGACGGCCGGGAGCCGCGGCTGGCCCGGCACGTGGAGTACGTCGAGGCCGGCGGCGCCGTCGTCACGCCGGTGGGCGCGGGTGAGCCGACCGTCGCCAAGGACGGCGCGACCCGCGGCGACACCTGTCATGTCGACGTGGTCGACCGGTGGGGCAACATGATCGCGGCGACGCCCAGCGGCGGCTGGCTGCAGTCCAACCCGGTGATCCCGGAGCTCGGCTTCCCGCTCGGCACCCGGCTGCAGATGGCCTGGCTCGACCCGGGCCTGCCCAACTCGCTCGGCCCCGGCAAGCGCCCGCGCACCACGCTGACACCTTCGCTGGCCCTTCGCGACGGCGTCCCGGTAATGGCGTTCGGCACCCCCGGCGGTGATCAGCAGGACCAGTGGAGCACGCATTTCCTGCTCGCCGTCGCACTGCGCGAAAATGTGCGCGGCGGACTCGACCTGCAGGGCGCTATCGACGCGCCGAACTGGCACACCGACAGCTTCCCGAGTTCGTTCTACCCGCGCGCCATGGTGCCCGGCGGGGTGACCGTGGAATCGCGGGTCGGCGCCGACGTGATCGCCTCGCTGGAAAACCGCGGACACCTTGTCACCGTGGGAGAATCCTGGTCCGAGGGACGGCTGTGCGCCGTCGCGCGCGACCCGGAGACCGGCGTGCTCTCGGGCGCGGCCAACCCCCGCGGAATGCAGGGATACGCCGCCGGCCGATAA
- a CDS encoding LysR family transcriptional regulator yields the protein MERRQLEYFVAIVEHGGFTHAAKALRVAQPSLSRAIAKLEHELDVELFHRVGRNAVLSSAGELMADRARLVLRDLDALRAAARAVGDGLVGRVDVAATSSSALEPVISIIAELRERHPGVLVSTSSALSAAEVVAMVLQGRCEAGVCGSAERPSGQGLVAHHLRDEEFLLVAPPGTRIGGGGAAGGAGVGGGGAQAGGGEQAGGGGALGGSDGTVAWDDLKGMRFVVSKPPTAVRALFDRLAASVGDLAIAAEVGDRSVVLPMVLRGIGAGLMPDGWADLARRAGAEVYRFSPPERLPQWLLHRSGPITAATQAFLDTTLARPA from the coding sequence ATGGAACGACGCCAGCTGGAGTATTTCGTCGCGATCGTCGAGCACGGCGGGTTCACCCATGCCGCGAAGGCGTTGCGGGTGGCGCAGCCCTCGTTGTCGCGCGCGATCGCCAAGCTCGAGCACGAGCTGGACGTCGAACTGTTCCACCGGGTGGGCCGCAACGCGGTGCTCTCCAGCGCGGGCGAGCTGATGGCCGACCGGGCCCGGCTGGTGCTGCGCGACCTCGACGCCCTGCGAGCGGCGGCCCGCGCGGTCGGCGACGGCCTGGTCGGGCGGGTCGACGTCGCGGCCACCTCGTCCTCGGCGCTGGAACCGGTGATCAGCATCATCGCCGAGCTGCGGGAACGGCATCCCGGCGTGCTGGTGAGCACGTCCTCGGCCCTGTCTGCGGCCGAGGTGGTGGCGATGGTCCTGCAGGGCCGGTGCGAGGCCGGGGTGTGCGGCAGTGCCGAGCGGCCGTCGGGCCAGGGGCTCGTCGCGCACCACTTGCGGGACGAGGAGTTCCTGCTGGTCGCGCCGCCTGGCACGCGCATCGGTGGGGGTGGCGCTGCGGGTGGCGCCGGGGTTGGTGGGGGCGGTGCGCAGGCTGGTGGCGGCGAGCAGGCGGGCGGTGGCGGCGCGTTGGGAGGCTCGGATGGCACCGTGGCGTGGGATGACCTCAAAGGCATGCGGTTCGTGGTGTCCAAGCCGCCCACCGCGGTGCGCGCGCTGTTCGACCGGCTGGCCGCGAGCGTCGGCGACCTGGCCATCGCGGCCGAGGTGGGGGACCGCAGCGTGGTCCTGCCGATGGTGCTGCGCGGGATCGGCGCCGGCCTGATGCCCGACGGCTGGGCGGACCTGGCCCGCCGGGCGGGCGCCGAGGTCTACCGCTTCTCCCCGCCGGAGCGGCTGCCGCAGTGGCTCCTGCACCGCTCGGGCCCGATCACCGCGGCGACCCAGGCGTTCCTCGACACCACACTGGCCCGGCCCGCCTGA
- a CDS encoding S1 family peptidase, with product MRKARVAAVLSGVVLSSLAAAGTSVAAQPYIIDGGNADSLHGAARMFAGGQELCSATIIAPDWILTARHCTQGADGQQISFHVGSLDQTQGTTVNATEVHESTDADISLVKIDQQVQTDYAPLGSEGDVKVGDEAQVYGWGATCTDKPEIECQSQQLKVAKVSVTSIDCPDGAAGTSVCANRGDGITAGGDSGGPMYANGKQVGVASTSDRQSYTAYINVTLYRDWISSVAGV from the coding sequence GTGCGTAAAGCCCGTGTCGCCGCGGTTCTGTCCGGAGTGGTCCTGTCGTCGCTGGCCGCGGCCGGGACGTCGGTCGCCGCCCAGCCGTACATCATCGACGGCGGCAACGCCGACTCGCTGCACGGCGCCGCCCGGATGTTCGCCGGTGGCCAGGAACTCTGCTCGGCGACGATCATCGCGCCGGACTGGATCCTCACCGCGCGCCACTGTACCCAGGGCGCCGACGGCCAGCAGATCAGCTTCCACGTCGGCAGCCTCGACCAGACCCAGGGCACCACGGTGAACGCGACCGAGGTGCACGAGTCGACCGACGCGGACATCTCGCTGGTGAAGATCGACCAGCAGGTGCAGACCGACTACGCGCCGCTGGGCAGCGAGGGCGACGTCAAGGTCGGGGACGAGGCCCAGGTCTACGGCTGGGGCGCCACCTGCACGGACAAGCCGGAGATCGAGTGCCAGTCGCAGCAGCTGAAGGTGGCCAAGGTGTCCGTCACCTCCATCGACTGCCCCGACGGCGCGGCGGGCACCTCGGTCTGCGCGAACCGCGGCGACGGCATCACCGCCGGCGGTGACTCCGGCGGCCCCATGTACGCCAACGGAAAGCAGGTCGGCGTCGCCTCGACGAGCGACCGCCAGTCCTACACCGCCTACATCAACGTCACCCTCTACCGCGACTGGATCTCCTCGGTCGCGGGCGTCTGA
- a CDS encoding SDR family NAD(P)-dependent oxidoreductase has product MTASRVAVVTGAARGLGRVIAGRLHEQGYRVVLTDRTDEAVRHAAGELDPGGATALALPLDVRDKAAFERARDETHHRWGRIDVLVNNAGMSTVEPLMEISPESFSAVVSANLDGAFLGSQVFGAYFAEQGAGRIVNVASLAGQNGGTATGAHYAAAKGGVATLTKVFARELAGRGVTVNAVAPGPLDLPVVHESVPPDRLAEIKRSIPVGTLGSPLFVADMVALLAAEHAGFVTGACWDVNGGLYPR; this is encoded by the coding sequence GTGACGGCGTCGCGGGTCGCGGTCGTGACGGGCGCCGCGCGCGGGCTCGGCCGCGTGATCGCCGGGCGGCTGCACGAGCAGGGGTACCGCGTCGTGCTGACCGACCGGACGGACGAGGCGGTGCGTCACGCCGCGGGCGAACTCGACCCCGGCGGCGCCACCGCGCTGGCGCTCCCGCTCGACGTGCGGGACAAGGCGGCGTTCGAACGCGCCCGCGACGAGACGCACCACCGCTGGGGCCGGATCGACGTGCTGGTCAACAACGCGGGAATGTCCACAGTGGAGCCACTGATGGAGATCAGCCCGGAGAGCTTCTCCGCCGTGGTGTCGGCCAACCTCGACGGCGCGTTCCTCGGCAGCCAGGTCTTCGGCGCGTACTTCGCCGAACAGGGGGCCGGCCGCATCGTCAACGTCGCCTCGCTGGCCGGGCAGAACGGCGGGACCGCCACCGGCGCGCACTACGCCGCGGCGAAGGGCGGCGTCGCCACGCTGACCAAGGTGTTCGCCCGGGAACTGGCGGGGCGCGGGGTCACGGTGAACGCCGTGGCGCCCGGCCCGCTCGACCTACCGGTGGTGCACGAGTCCGTGCCCCCGGACCGGCTCGCGGAGATCAAGCGCTCGATTCCCGTCGGCACGCTGGGCTCGCCGCTGTTCGTGGCCGACATGGTGGCGCTGCTCGCGGCGGAGCACGCCGGCTTCGTGACCGGCGCCTGCTGGGACGTCAACGGCGGCCTGTACCCGCGCTGA
- the argG gene encoding argininosuccinate synthase: MSKMLTSLPVGERVGIAFSGGLDTSVAVAWMRDKGAVPCTYTADIGQADEPDIESVPGRAHAYGAEIARLVDCREALVEEGLAALTCGAFHIRSGGRGYFNTTPLGRAVTGTLLVRAMLEDDVQIWGDGSTFKGNDIERFYRYGLLANPSLRIYKPWLDADFVTELGGRKEMSEWLVAHELPYRDSTEKAYSTDANIWGATHEAKSLEHLGTSIEIVDPIMGVRFWDPDVEIAAEDVTIGFELGRPVTINGNKFDTSVDLVLEANAIGGRHGLGMSDQIENRIIEAKSRGIYEAPGMALLHAAYERLVNAVHNEDTVASYHNEGRRLGRLMYEGRWLDPQAMMLRESLQRWVGTAITGEVTLRLRRGEDYSILDTSGPAFSYHPDKLSMERTVDSAFGPVDRIGQLTMRNLDIADSRAKLEQYSSLGMVGSTSHPALIGAAQAASTGLIGAMSQGGAEAIASRGRVSGDDELLDHAAIESGTD; encoded by the coding sequence CGGCCTCGACACATCTGTGGCGGTCGCGTGGATGCGCGACAAAGGCGCGGTGCCCTGCACCTACACCGCGGACATCGGCCAGGCCGACGAGCCCGACATCGAGTCGGTGCCCGGGCGCGCCCACGCCTACGGCGCGGAGATCGCGCGGCTGGTCGACTGCCGCGAGGCCCTCGTCGAGGAAGGGCTCGCGGCCCTGACCTGCGGCGCGTTCCACATCCGGTCCGGCGGCCGCGGCTACTTCAACACCACCCCGCTCGGCCGCGCGGTCACCGGCACGCTGCTGGTGCGCGCGATGCTCGAGGACGACGTCCAGATCTGGGGCGACGGGTCCACCTTCAAGGGCAACGACATCGAGCGGTTCTACCGCTACGGCCTGCTCGCCAACCCCTCCCTGCGGATCTACAAGCCGTGGCTGGACGCCGACTTCGTCACCGAGCTCGGCGGCCGCAAGGAGATGTCCGAGTGGCTCGTCGCCCACGAGCTGCCCTACCGCGACAGCACGGAGAAGGCCTACTCCACCGACGCGAACATCTGGGGCGCGACGCACGAGGCCAAGTCGCTGGAGCACCTCGGCACCAGCATCGAGATCGTCGACCCGATCATGGGCGTGCGGTTCTGGGACCCCGACGTCGAGATCGCCGCCGAGGACGTCACCATCGGCTTCGAGCTGGGCCGCCCGGTGACGATCAACGGCAACAAGTTCGACACCTCCGTCGACCTGGTGCTGGAGGCCAACGCGATCGGCGGACGGCACGGGCTGGGCATGTCCGACCAGATCGAGAACCGCATCATCGAGGCGAAGAGCCGCGGCATCTACGAGGCGCCGGGCATGGCGCTGCTGCACGCGGCGTACGAGCGGCTGGTCAACGCGGTGCACAACGAGGACACCGTCGCCAGCTACCACAACGAAGGCCGCCGCCTCGGCCGGCTGATGTACGAAGGCCGCTGGCTGGACCCGCAGGCGATGATGCTGCGCGAGTCGCTGCAGCGCTGGGTCGGCACCGCGATCACCGGCGAGGTGACGCTGCGGCTGCGGCGCGGCGAGGATTACTCGATCCTCGACACGTCCGGGCCGGCGTTCAGCTACCACCCGGACAAGCTGTCGATGGAGCGCACCGTGGACTCGGCGTTCGGCCCGGTGGACCGGATCGGCCAGCTGACCATGCGCAACCTCGACATCGCCGACTCCCGCGCCAAGCTGGAGCAGTACTCGAGCCTCGGCATGGTCGGCAGCACCTCGCACCCGGCGCTGATCGGCGCCGCGCAGGCGGCCTCGACGGGCCTCATCGGCGCGATGTCGCAGGGCGGCGCGGAAGCGATCGCCTCCCGCGGCCGCGTTTCCGGCGACGACGAGCTGCTCGACCACGCGGCCATCGAGTCCGGCACCGACTGA